One region of Litorilinea aerophila genomic DNA includes:
- a CDS encoding CARDB domain-containing protein, whose amino-acid sequence MRRPATIALCVLLLFVSLYQLAGLPVTRSQAPGPDYVPGELIIRFQPGVTQAEAEAFYQEHGLVQKDNLDEDRTDDEVELRLAAVPGDITQELLAQLARDPRVVYAEPNYIIRLSKTPDDPMFSQLWGLHNTGQTGGTPDADIDAPEAWDTSTGSSTVIVGVIDTGVDYNHEDLAQNMWTNPKECPQGPGKCVANGEDDDDNGYVDDFYGINAITDTGDPMDDYGHGTHVAGTIGALGNNGTGVTGINWTVRIAACKFLSASGSGSVAGAVKCFNYFKQLKNQAGQNIIATNNSWGGGGFSQALYDAMAGADQPLHICAAGNGNSGEPHYPAGFDLDNIISVAATDHDDLYANFSNYGKDWVDLAAPGVGILSTVPTGSCPMCDPSGYGQASGTSMATPHVTGAVALIAGKYSNLTLAQIKQRILAGVDPLTDTSKETLTNGRLNLNNALEDDNKPPAAVSDLAVTATMLTQVELSWTATGDDDKTGTANAYDVRYATSPISEDTWESATQAVGEPKPQPAGSSEKFIVSGLEPNTTYYFALKVVDNVGNASALSNVVVGKTSTGTVVFEDDVESGPGEWEVAGNDSLWHISQHRSNSPTHAWYYGDESKRNYDTGGANNGTLTSPAIELTTNQDVLLTFYEWSEVESSQAYDRTRVQISTDGNQWTTVFESHGTNGSWIRRAVSLTPHIGNAKTLYVRFWFDTIDNRFNTFEGWYVDDIRVLVATPTQAGAGPAQPNLVMQESNIGFSNSNPTEGEEVTVYATVLNHGTAEANDVTVQFVDVTGEQPTPIGLPQTIANIPVGGSAIAQIRYDTTGKSGERQIQVVLDPNNLIAELNEFDNQAQKSLTVAAQPAPNLVIEDDNIGFAPAQPGVGEQVTIHAVIFNNGTAEASNVAVQFLDVTATDQAIPIGPTQTIDILRPGESHALEVTYDTSNKPDDRKIRVVVDPHNTIAESNEKDNEATKTLSMGEPPAPNLTISSSNIGFAPAQPKTGDLVTISATIFNAGDVAATDVQVEFADATGSTAVPIGPAQTIAAIPPGASGVVQVTYDTSGKSGDRRIQVTVDPHNFIAESREFDNEARATLSITPPPLPNLTVHGANIGFSPAQPVEGDVVTIRVPVLNTGAADASQVVVQFLEVRPNGPVPIGERQTLEAIPAGGSAEAQVTFDTSQAQGDHTIQVVVDPNNFIPESNEDDNQASRTLRVVAPDAPNLTMLAANIQFNPPQPMAGDLVTITAVVLNSGAADASRVLVQFLDITHSEAIPITPEQYIERVPAGGSATVSAQYDTTDKVGRRKIQLLVDSNNLIPETDENDNEAVATLTVEPAPLANLVVSDNSIGFDPPMPVAGDTVTVTITVHNHGNAAAQDVAVQLLDITEGEAVPVGPPLTIDQIPAGGAGTVQTRYETAGRALGASGERQLRVVVDPNNFIPETDETDNRTTRTLTVTPAQAPNLVVLANNVGFHPANPSEGQAVTLTVTVLNTGAMDAEDVLIQFVDATNGGAEPIGAKQTIARIPAGQSGTAQVVYETTGKAGDRRIRVVADPHATIAETDERDNEAVKVLRVLPPAMPNLVMRAENIGFKPVDPTTGQAVTVTATVLNVGAAPAQNVVVQFVDATNNGTTPIGASQIIAEIPAGGSGRAQIVYDTGRMGAAGDRKIQVIVDPNNQIVESDENDNRAVATLKVAALPAPNLVIRSDQIGFEPPRPNAGDTVQIYATVRNSGGQAANDVTVQFLDVTGSGAVPIGSPQTVATILPGSSALFQTSYELANGGNRKIQVVVDPNNTVAESNEGDNSATATLNLAELPEANLAVLADNILFTPASPIVGDQVTVHAIILNNGAADVSDVVVQFSDVTGSDPQPIGPPQVIPAIPAGSSATAQVLYDTASRGQGAPGERTIQVTVDPNNLIPESRESDNSAKKSFTVTAPPRPNLVVLAGNVGFNPPAPTTGDRVTVQAVVLNHGAVEARDVVVQLADITDSGPGSGVPIGPPQTIARIAPGSSGAVQFTYDTSGKEGSRTLQVTADPNNFILESDENDNRANRDLTVAPRPTPNLVAIASNIEFEPAEPSDGDLVTIRATVLNNGTAPASDVVVRLVDITNGQEELIDKQRLIESIPAGESGVAQVTYDVTDKAGTRQIQLVVDPNDTIAESDETDNTATTSLTVAPPPAPNLVVQSSDIRFTPSSPSAGDLVTVTVTVRNTGQRNANNVEVRFTDVTNGGNTPIGTQTIASIPSGGSGIAQVAYDTTGKEGQRQIQVTADPNNTIAETNEEDNQAQATLTVAPPSETPSPNQPNLQVTAEGISFDPPAPSPGDLVTITVIVTNSGQASASGVVVRFLDVTGGSEEPIGEDQNVGNIAAGNTTTATVTYDTTDKAGERSIKVIVDPEDTISESDETDNEATKTLTVGEGSGEEAQATPAHLNLTVRREQMVVEPLSAGANDTLMVAVLIHNEGDVDAYGVPVQFREVVDGTVKPIGEVQTLDVLPAGGSQMVRALYPVDGRKGECAIQVVVDPEGSLVESDRSDNLAEVLVRLSPQP is encoded by the coding sequence ATGAGAAGGCCCGCCACGATCGCCCTTTGCGTCCTGCTCCTGTTCGTGAGCCTGTACCAGCTCGCCGGCCTGCCGGTCACCCGCAGCCAGGCTCCCGGTCCCGATTACGTCCCAGGTGAACTCATCATTCGCTTCCAGCCGGGCGTCACCCAGGCCGAAGCAGAAGCCTTCTACCAGGAGCATGGCCTGGTCCAGAAGGATAACCTGGACGAAGACCGCACTGACGATGAGGTGGAGCTGCGCCTGGCCGCCGTACCCGGCGACATCACCCAGGAGCTCCTGGCCCAACTGGCCCGGGATCCCCGGGTGGTCTACGCAGAGCCCAACTACATCATCCGCCTTTCCAAAACGCCGGACGACCCCATGTTTAGCCAGCTCTGGGGCCTGCACAACACCGGCCAGACCGGCGGCACGCCGGACGCGGACATCGACGCGCCGGAGGCGTGGGACACCTCCACCGGCTCCTCCACGGTGATCGTCGGGGTCATCGACACCGGCGTGGACTACAACCACGAGGACCTGGCCCAAAACATGTGGACCAACCCCAAGGAATGTCCCCAGGGTCCGGGCAAATGCGTGGCCAACGGCGAGGATGACGACGACAACGGCTACGTGGATGACTTCTACGGCATCAACGCCATCACCGACACGGGCGACCCCATGGACGACTACGGCCATGGCACCCACGTGGCCGGCACCATCGGCGCCCTGGGCAACAACGGCACCGGCGTGACCGGCATCAACTGGACGGTCCGCATTGCGGCCTGCAAGTTCCTCTCTGCCAGCGGCAGCGGCAGCGTGGCCGGCGCGGTGAAGTGCTTCAACTACTTCAAACAGCTCAAAAACCAGGCGGGCCAGAACATCATCGCCACCAACAACAGTTGGGGCGGCGGCGGCTTCTCCCAGGCCCTCTACGACGCCATGGCCGGCGCGGACCAGCCCCTCCACATCTGCGCCGCGGGCAACGGCAACAGTGGCGAACCCCACTACCCCGCCGGCTTCGACCTGGACAACATCATCTCCGTCGCGGCAACCGACCACGACGACCTCTACGCCAACTTCAGCAACTACGGCAAGGACTGGGTGGACCTGGCCGCGCCCGGCGTGGGCATCCTCTCCACGGTGCCCACCGGCTCCTGCCCCATGTGCGATCCCTCCGGCTACGGCCAGGCCAGCGGCACCTCCATGGCCACGCCCCACGTCACCGGCGCCGTGGCCCTCATCGCCGGCAAGTACAGCAACCTCACCCTGGCCCAGATCAAGCAGCGCATCCTGGCCGGCGTGGATCCCCTGACCGACACCAGCAAGGAAACCCTGACCAACGGCCGGCTCAACCTCAACAATGCGCTGGAAGATGACAACAAACCGCCCGCCGCGGTCTCCGACCTGGCCGTCACCGCCACCATGCTCACCCAGGTGGAATTGAGCTGGACGGCCACCGGCGACGACGACAAGACGGGCACAGCCAACGCCTACGACGTCCGCTATGCCACGTCGCCCATCTCGGAGGACACCTGGGAAAGCGCTACCCAGGCCGTGGGTGAGCCCAAGCCCCAGCCCGCAGGCAGCAGTGAGAAGTTCATCGTCAGCGGGCTGGAGCCCAACACCACCTACTACTTCGCGTTGAAAGTGGTGGACAACGTGGGCAACGCCTCCGCGCTCTCCAATGTGGTGGTGGGCAAGACCAGCACGGGCACCGTGGTCTTTGAGGATGACGTGGAAAGTGGGCCCGGCGAGTGGGAGGTGGCCGGCAACGACAGCCTCTGGCACATCTCCCAGCATCGCTCCAACAGCCCCACCCACGCCTGGTACTACGGCGATGAAAGCAAGCGTAACTACGACACCGGCGGCGCCAACAACGGCACCCTGACCTCGCCCGCCATCGAACTGACCACCAACCAGGATGTGCTCCTGACCTTCTACGAATGGAGCGAAGTGGAGAGTAGCCAGGCCTACGACCGCACCCGGGTCCAGATCTCCACCGACGGCAACCAGTGGACCACCGTCTTCGAGTCCCACGGCACCAACGGCTCCTGGATCCGGCGGGCCGTCAGCCTGACGCCCCACATCGGCAACGCCAAGACCCTGTATGTGCGCTTCTGGTTCGACACCATCGACAACCGCTTCAACACCTTCGAAGGCTGGTATGTGGACGACATCCGGGTGTTGGTGGCAACCCCCACCCAGGCCGGGGCAGGCCCCGCCCAGCCCAACCTGGTGATGCAGGAAAGCAACATCGGCTTCAGCAACAGCAACCCCACCGAAGGCGAAGAGGTGACGGTCTACGCCACGGTGCTCAACCATGGCACCGCCGAAGCCAACGACGTGACAGTCCAGTTCGTGGACGTCACCGGCGAGCAGCCCACGCCCATCGGCCTGCCCCAGACCATCGCCAACATCCCCGTGGGCGGCAGCGCCATCGCCCAGATCCGCTACGACACCACGGGCAAATCGGGTGAACGCCAGATCCAGGTGGTGCTGGATCCCAACAACCTGATCGCCGAGTTGAACGAGTTCGACAACCAGGCCCAGAAGAGCCTGACCGTGGCCGCCCAGCCGGCGCCCAACCTGGTCATCGAGGATGACAACATCGGCTTCGCGCCGGCCCAGCCTGGCGTGGGCGAACAGGTCACCATCCACGCGGTGATCTTCAACAACGGCACCGCAGAAGCCAGCAACGTGGCGGTCCAGTTCCTGGATGTCACAGCCACCGACCAGGCCATCCCCATCGGCCCGACCCAGACCATCGACATCCTGCGGCCGGGGGAGAGCCACGCCCTGGAGGTCACCTACGACACCAGCAACAAGCCGGACGACCGCAAGATCCGGGTGGTGGTGGATCCCCACAACACCATCGCCGAGTCCAACGAGAAGGACAACGAAGCCACCAAGACCCTCTCCATGGGCGAACCGCCGGCGCCCAACCTGACGATCAGCAGCAGCAACATCGGCTTCGCGCCGGCCCAGCCCAAGACGGGCGACCTGGTGACCATCTCCGCCACCATCTTCAACGCCGGCGACGTGGCCGCCACCGACGTCCAGGTGGAGTTCGCCGACGCCACCGGCTCCACCGCGGTCCCCATCGGCCCGGCCCAGACCATCGCCGCCATCCCACCCGGGGCCAGCGGCGTGGTCCAGGTCACCTACGACACCAGCGGCAAATCGGGCGACCGCCGGATCCAGGTGACGGTGGATCCCCACAACTTCATTGCCGAAAGCCGGGAGTTCGACAACGAGGCCCGGGCCACCCTGTCCATCACGCCGCCTCCCCTGCCCAACCTCACCGTCCACGGGGCCAACATCGGCTTTAGCCCGGCCCAACCGGTGGAAGGCGACGTGGTGACCATCCGCGTGCCCGTTCTCAACACCGGCGCCGCCGACGCCAGCCAGGTGGTGGTCCAATTTCTGGAAGTCCGGCCCAATGGCCCCGTCCCCATTGGCGAACGCCAGACCCTGGAGGCCATTCCGGCCGGCGGCAGCGCGGAGGCCCAGGTCACCTTTGACACCAGCCAGGCCCAGGGCGACCACACCATCCAGGTGGTGGTGGATCCCAACAACTTCATCCCCGAAAGCAACGAGGACGACAACCAGGCCAGCCGCACCCTGCGGGTGGTGGCGCCGGACGCGCCCAACCTGACCATGCTGGCGGCCAACATCCAGTTCAACCCGCCCCAGCCCATGGCCGGGGACCTGGTCACCATCACCGCGGTGGTGCTCAACAGCGGCGCCGCCGACGCCAGCCGGGTGTTGGTCCAGTTCCTGGACATCACCCACAGCGAGGCCATCCCCATCACCCCAGAGCAGTACATCGAACGGGTGCCGGCCGGTGGCAGCGCCACCGTCTCTGCCCAGTACGACACCACCGACAAGGTGGGCCGGCGCAAGATCCAGCTCCTGGTGGACTCCAACAACCTCATCCCGGAGACGGATGAAAACGACAACGAGGCGGTCGCCACCCTCACCGTGGAACCCGCGCCCCTGGCCAACCTGGTGGTGAGCGACAACAGCATCGGCTTCGACCCGCCTATGCCCGTGGCCGGCGACACGGTGACCGTAACCATCACCGTCCACAACCACGGCAACGCGGCCGCGCAGGATGTGGCCGTTCAACTCCTGGATATCACCGAGGGCGAGGCCGTCCCGGTGGGCCCACCCCTGACCATCGACCAGATCCCGGCCGGCGGCGCTGGGACCGTTCAGACCCGCTACGAGACGGCAGGCCGCGCCCTGGGCGCCAGCGGTGAACGCCAGCTCCGGGTGGTGGTGGATCCCAACAACTTCATCCCCGAGACGGATGAGACCGACAACCGGACCACCCGCACCCTGACGGTGACCCCTGCCCAGGCGCCCAACCTGGTGGTGCTGGCCAACAACGTGGGCTTCCACCCGGCCAACCCCAGCGAAGGCCAGGCAGTGACCCTGACCGTCACCGTGCTGAACACCGGCGCCATGGACGCCGAGGATGTCCTGATCCAGTTCGTGGATGCCACCAACGGCGGCGCGGAGCCCATCGGCGCCAAGCAGACCATCGCCCGCATCCCGGCCGGCCAGAGCGGCACGGCTCAGGTAGTCTACGAGACCACCGGCAAGGCCGGCGACCGGCGCATCCGGGTGGTGGCGGATCCCCACGCCACCATCGCCGAGACCGACGAGCGGGACAACGAGGCCGTCAAGGTCCTTCGGGTCCTGCCGCCGGCAATGCCCAACCTGGTCATGCGGGCCGAGAACATCGGCTTCAAGCCGGTGGATCCCACCACCGGCCAGGCGGTGACCGTCACCGCGACAGTGCTGAACGTGGGAGCGGCGCCGGCCCAGAATGTGGTGGTCCAGTTCGTGGATGCCACCAACAACGGCACCACGCCCATCGGCGCCAGCCAGATCATCGCTGAGATCCCCGCAGGCGGCAGTGGCCGGGCCCAGATCGTCTACGACACGGGCCGCATGGGCGCGGCCGGCGACCGCAAGATCCAGGTCATCGTGGATCCCAACAACCAGATCGTGGAGTCGGACGAGAACGACAACCGGGCAGTGGCGACCCTGAAGGTGGCCGCCCTGCCCGCGCCCAACCTGGTCATCCGGAGCGACCAGATCGGCTTCGAGCCGCCCCGGCCCAACGCCGGCGACACGGTGCAGATCTACGCCACCGTCCGCAACAGCGGCGGCCAGGCCGCCAACGACGTGACGGTCCAGTTCCTGGATGTGACGGGCAGCGGCGCGGTGCCCATCGGCAGCCCCCAGACGGTGGCCACCATCCTGCCGGGCAGCAGCGCCCTCTTCCAGACCAGCTATGAGCTGGCCAACGGCGGCAACCGCAAGATCCAGGTGGTGGTGGATCCCAACAACACGGTGGCTGAATCCAACGAAGGCGACAACTCGGCCACGGCCACCCTGAACCTGGCCGAGCTGCCCGAGGCCAACCTGGCCGTCCTGGCCGACAACATCCTGTTCACGCCCGCGTCGCCCATTGTCGGCGACCAGGTGACCGTCCACGCCATCATCCTCAACAACGGCGCGGCCGACGTGAGCGACGTGGTGGTCCAGTTCAGCGACGTGACGGGCAGCGATCCCCAGCCCATCGGCCCGCCCCAGGTCATCCCGGCCATCCCCGCCGGCAGCAGCGCCACCGCCCAGGTCCTCTACGATACCGCGAGCCGCGGCCAGGGAGCTCCCGGCGAACGAACCATCCAGGTCACGGTGGATCCCAACAACCTGATCCCCGAAAGCCGGGAGAGCGACAACAGCGCCAAGAAGAGCTTCACCGTCACCGCGCCCCCCCGGCCCAACCTGGTGGTGCTGGCCGGCAACGTGGGCTTCAACCCGCCCGCGCCGACAACCGGCGACCGGGTCACCGTCCAGGCGGTGGTCCTGAACCACGGCGCCGTGGAAGCCCGGGATGTGGTGGTCCAGCTCGCGGACATCACCGACAGCGGGCCGGGCAGCGGTGTGCCCATCGGCCCACCCCAGACCATCGCCCGCATCGCCCCCGGTAGCAGCGGCGCGGTCCAGTTCACCTACGACACCAGCGGCAAGGAAGGAAGCCGCACCCTCCAGGTGACGGCCGATCCCAACAACTTCATCCTGGAGAGCGACGAGAACGACAACCGGGCCAACCGAGATCTGACCGTGGCGCCGCGGCCCACGCCCAACCTGGTGGCCATCGCCTCCAACATCGAATTCGAGCCGGCCGAGCCCAGCGACGGGGACCTGGTCACCATCCGGGCCACGGTGCTGAACAACGGCACAGCGCCAGCCAGCGATGTGGTGGTGCGTCTGGTAGACATCACCAACGGCCAGGAGGAGCTCATCGACAAGCAACGGCTCATCGAAAGCATCCCGGCCGGGGAGAGCGGCGTGGCCCAGGTCACCTACGACGTGACCGACAAGGCGGGCACCCGTCAGATTCAGCTGGTGGTCGACCCCAACGACACCATCGCCGAGAGCGATGAGACCGACAACACCGCCACCACCAGCCTGACCGTGGCGCCCCCGCCCGCGCCCAACCTGGTGGTCCAGAGCAGCGACATCCGCTTCACACCCAGCAGTCCCTCCGCAGGCGACCTGGTGACGGTGACCGTCACGGTGCGCAACACCGGCCAGCGCAACGCCAACAACGTGGAGGTGCGCTTCACCGACGTCACCAACGGCGGGAACACGCCCATCGGCACCCAGACCATCGCCAGCATTCCCAGCGGCGGCAGCGGTATCGCCCAGGTGGCCTACGACACCACGGGCAAGGAAGGCCAGCGCCAGATCCAGGTCACGGCCGACCCCAACAACACCATCGCCGAGACAAATGAGGAAGACAACCAGGCCCAGGCCACCCTGACGGTGGCCCCGCCCTCGGAGACGCCGTCGCCGAACCAGCCCAACCTCCAGGTGACGGCCGAGGGAATCAGCTTCGACCCGCCGGCGCCGTCGCCGGGCGACCTGGTCACCATCACGGTGATCGTCACCAACAGCGGCCAGGCCAGCGCCAGCGGTGTGGTCGTGCGCTTCCTGGATGTGACCGGCGGCAGCGAAGAGCCCATCGGCGAAGACCAGAACGTCGGCAACATCGCCGCCGGCAACACGACTACCGCCACCGTCACCTACGACACCACGGACAAGGCCGGGGAGCGTTCCATCAAAGTGATCGTGGATCCGGAGGACACCATCTCCGAGTCCGACGAGACGGACAACGAAGCGACCAAAACTTTGACCGTGGGTGAAGGCTCGGGCGAAGAGGCCCAGGCTACCCCGGCGCACCTGAACCTGACGGTGCGTCGGGAACAGATGGTGGTCGAACCGCTGAGCGCCGGCGCCAATGACACCCTGATGGTCGCCGTGTTGATCCACAACGAAGGCGATGTGGATGCCTATGGCGTGCCGGTCCAGTTCCGGGAAGTGGTGGACGGCACGGTGAAGCCCATCGGCGAGGTACAGACGCTGGATGTGCTGCCGGCTGGCGGCAGCCAGATGGTGCGGGCCCTCTACCCGGTAGATGGCCGGAAAGGGGAGTGCGCCATTCAGGTGGTGGTGGATCCGGAAGGGTCGCTGGTGGAAAGCGACCGGTCGGACAATCTGGCCGAAGTGCTGGTTCGATTAAGCCCCCAGCCCTAG
- a CDS encoding COG1470 family protein, whose product MGHQRLRLLALMLIALLLVWPAPLQAQDATPTPAAAPSLTVFTPYPSQIIGTEDNVNLDIKLRVTGEPQVVRLSMEELPEGWTATFRGGSRIIQAVYVEPDTDASVTLRLEPPASVEAGTYRFVVAAQADDRSARLPIELTVQEKLPPNLAFSVELPTLRGKPSTTFRYNVTLENKGDEDITVNLSADAPNTFVVTYKLSGQEVTDIPLGANESKRLSVEASALSDVAAGTYPITLRARGGEAEATLQVNAEVVGESSIQVTTPDGRLSGQAYAGQEAPFTVIVQNNGSAPARDIQMSASQPSGWSVELDPKTIDLLEPGQQVEVTAKVRPSDKAVAGDYVMTVTARPAEGSSKSVDFRITVLTSTLWGVAGVGLIAVSILVVGLAVMRFGRR is encoded by the coding sequence ATGGGACATCAACGGTTGCGATTGCTTGCGCTCATGTTGATTGCCCTGCTCCTGGTCTGGCCGGCGCCGCTCCAGGCCCAGGATGCCACCCCGACACCCGCGGCGGCGCCGTCGCTGACAGTTTTCACCCCCTATCCGTCCCAGATCATCGGCACGGAGGATAACGTCAACCTGGACATCAAATTGCGGGTGACCGGGGAGCCCCAGGTGGTCCGGCTCTCCATGGAGGAGCTGCCCGAGGGGTGGACGGCCACCTTCCGGGGCGGCAGCCGCATCATCCAGGCGGTCTACGTGGAGCCAGATACCGACGCCAGCGTCACCCTGCGTCTGGAGCCGCCCGCGTCGGTGGAGGCGGGCACCTACCGCTTCGTGGTGGCCGCCCAGGCCGATGATCGCTCGGCCCGCCTGCCCATCGAGCTCACCGTCCAGGAGAAATTGCCCCCCAACCTGGCCTTTTCCGTGGAGCTGCCCACCCTGCGGGGCAAGCCCAGCACCACCTTCCGCTATAACGTCACCCTGGAGAACAAGGGAGACGAGGACATCACCGTGAACCTGAGCGCGGACGCGCCCAACACTTTTGTGGTCACCTACAAGTTGAGCGGCCAGGAGGTGACCGACATCCCCCTGGGCGCCAATGAGTCCAAGCGGCTGAGCGTGGAGGCCAGCGCCCTGAGCGACGTGGCAGCCGGCACCTACCCCATCACCCTGCGGGCCCGGGGCGGCGAGGCAGAAGCCACCCTCCAGGTCAACGCCGAAGTGGTGGGCGAGTCCAGCATCCAGGTGACCACGCCCGACGGCCGCCTCTCGGGCCAGGCGTACGCTGGCCAGGAGGCGCCCTTCACCGTGATCGTCCAGAACAATGGCTCCGCCCCGGCCCGGGATATCCAGATGAGCGCCTCCCAGCCCAGCGGCTGGTCGGTGGAGCTGGATCCCAAGACCATCGACCTGTTGGAGCCGGGCCAACAGGTGGAGGTGACCGCGAAGGTACGCCCCAGCGACAAGGCCGTGGCGGGCGACTACGTGATGACCGTCACCGCCCGTCCGGCGGAAGGCTCTTCCAAATCGGTGGACTTTCGCATCACGGTGTTGACCTCCACCCTGTGGGGCGTGGCCGGTGTGGGCCTCATCGCGGTCTCCATCCTGGTGGTGGGGTTGGCTGTGATGCGCTTCGGCCGGCGCTGA
- a CDS encoding ABC transporter ATP-binding protein, translated as MAEKNRRSSAHQEEGRHDDVVLRTRGLTKHYGSFVAVDNLDLTIRRGEVFGLLGPNGSGKTTTILMLLGLTDPTAGTVEVLGFDPQRHPLSVKARVGYLPDQVGFYDNLTGRENLTYIAKLNGIPRAEAYRRIDEALDRMGLAEAADRPVSTYSRGMRQRLGVAELLLKHPQIIIMDEPTLGLDPEAARLFLRIIRDLRDEGITILLSSHLLYQVQEVCDRVGLFSRGRMVLEGTVQSLAQRVLGGAYRVHLEAQSPNGAVADALGRLPDVVAVRQEGDRYILEARRDLRAEAARAVVEAGGRLLSLDVEAPSLDEIYARYFQEMKSAEAQPAASKREEVKHGRNP; from the coding sequence ATGGCTGAGAAAAACCGACGCTCATCGGCGCATCAGGAAGAAGGCCGCCACGACGACGTGGTGCTGCGTACCCGGGGGCTGACCAAGCACTACGGCTCCTTTGTGGCCGTGGACAACCTGGACCTCACCATCCGCCGGGGGGAGGTCTTCGGGCTCCTGGGGCCCAACGGCTCCGGCAAGACCACCACCATCCTGATGCTCCTGGGGCTGACCGATCCCACCGCCGGGACGGTGGAAGTGCTGGGCTTCGACCCCCAGCGGCATCCCCTCAGCGTCAAGGCCCGGGTGGGCTATCTGCCGGACCAGGTGGGCTTCTACGACAACCTGACGGGCCGGGAGAACCTGACCTACATCGCCAAACTCAACGGGATTCCCCGGGCCGAAGCCTACCGGCGCATCGACGAGGCCCTGGATCGCATGGGCCTGGCTGAGGCGGCGGACCGGCCGGTCTCCACTTACTCCAGGGGGATGCGTCAGCGGCTGGGGGTGGCCGAGCTGTTGCTCAAGCACCCCCAGATCATCATCATGGACGAACCCACCCTGGGGCTCGACCCGGAGGCGGCCCGCCTCTTCCTGCGCATCATCCGGGACCTGCGGGATGAGGGCATTACCATCCTCCTCTCCTCCCACCTGCTCTATCAGGTGCAGGAGGTCTGCGACCGGGTGGGCCTCTTCTCCCGGGGGCGCATGGTGTTGGAGGGGACGGTCCAATCCCTGGCCCAGCGGGTCCTGGGCGGCGCCTACCGGGTGCACCTGGAGGCCCAGAGCCCCAACGGCGCCGTGGCCGACGCCCTGGGCCGGCTGCCGGATGTGGTGGCCGTGCGCCAGGAGGGAGACCGCTACATCCTGGAGGCCCGGCGGGATCTACGGGCCGAGGCAGCCCGGGCGGTGGTGGAAGCGGGCGGCCGCCTGCTGAGCCTGGATGTGGAGGCGCCCAGCCTGGACGAGATCTACGCCCGTTACTTCCAAGAGATGAAATCGGCAGAGGCGCAACCCGCGGCGTCGAAGCGGGAGGAGGTGAAACATGGCCGCAACCCTTGA
- a CDS encoding ABC transporter permease, whose protein sequence is MAATLEQTSPPQGQVGRPRREGSPWTGLWAVVAKDMADHLTSVRMRILELLIVLTASGTVYVALQNLRGTTGSQDRFLFLRLFTTGQDPLPAFVGFLSFLVPLIAIALAFDAINGEFNQRTLSRVLAQPIYRDALLLGKFLAGLFTLALVMAAIWLLIMGLGILGLGVPPTGEEVARTLIFLLATIFYGGIWLVLAMLFSTLFRQPATAALASIAVWLFFMIFWGIVADILAAVFRPVQVGLVQEVIAQAELQMALARVSPNTLYAEAMIGLLQPSVRSFGILLPSQLQGALLGAPLPLGQSVLLIWPQLTGLIAATILLFAVCYVVFQRQEIRA, encoded by the coding sequence ATGGCCGCAACCCTTGAGCAGACTTCACCCCCCCAGGGGCAGGTCGGCCGGCCCCGGCGGGAAGGTTCCCCCTGGACCGGGCTCTGGGCGGTGGTGGCCAAGGACATGGCCGACCACCTGACCAGCGTGCGCATGCGCATCCTGGAGCTGCTGATCGTTTTGACGGCCAGCGGCACGGTCTACGTGGCCCTGCAGAACCTGCGGGGCACCACCGGCAGCCAGGACCGCTTCCTCTTTCTGCGGCTCTTCACCACCGGGCAGGATCCCCTGCCGGCCTTTGTGGGTTTCCTGAGCTTCCTGGTGCCCCTGATTGCCATCGCGCTGGCCTTCGACGCCATCAACGGCGAGTTCAACCAGCGGACCCTCTCTCGGGTCCTGGCCCAGCCCATCTACCGGGATGCCCTGCTGCTGGGCAAGTTCCTGGCCGGCCTCTTCACCCTGGCCCTGGTGATGGCGGCTATCTGGCTGTTGATCATGGGGCTGGGGATCCTGGGGCTGGGCGTGCCACCTACCGGGGAGGAGGTGGCACGCACGCTGATCTTCCTGCTGGCCACCATTTTCTATGGCGGCATCTGGCTGGTGTTGGCCATGCTCTTTTCCACTCTCTTCCGCCAGCCGGCCACCGCGGCCCTGGCCTCCATTGCCGTCTGGCTCTTCTTCATGATTTTCTGGGGCATCGTGGCCGACATTCTGGCCGCCGTCTTCCGGCCTGTCCAGGTGGGGCTGGTGCAGGAGGTCATCGCCCAGGCTGAGCTGCAGATGGCCCTGGCCCGTGTCTCGCCCAACACCCTCTACGCCGAGGCCATGATCGGGCTGTTGCAGCCCTCGGTGCGTTCCTTTGGCATCCTGTTGCCCTCCCAGCTCCAGGGGGCGTTGTTGGGCGCGCCCCTGCCTCTGGGGCAGAGCGTGTTGCTGATCTGGCCCCAGCTCACCGGCCTGATCGCGGCCACCATCCTGCTCTTTGCCGTGTGCTACGTGGTCTTCCAGCGCCAGGAGATCCGGGCGTAA